One region of Polynucleobacter sp. Adler-ghost genomic DNA includes:
- a CDS encoding FAD/FMN-binding oxidoreductase has protein sequence MNAPLALNQLLDAEAGSPRLREIPYNYTSFSDREIVIRLLGEESWRVLNDLRGIRRTGRSARMLFEVLGDIWVVQRNPFLQDDLLDNANRRQLLIDALWHRLGEVKKRSSGESVEQVQVLLNAAHRAVESFEQGFKEVAEIRKRARKELGRITATDNICFDGVSRAAHVTDATDWRVEFPLVVLKPDYESEIPGLVKACIALGLTIIPRGGGTGYTGGAIPLYAMSAVINTEKLEQIDGVKAKRLPGVDHEVSTIFTGAGVVTRRVADAAERSGLVFAVDPTSADASCIGGNIAMNAGGKKAVLWGTALDNLASWRMVDPEGNWLDIERLDHNLGKIHVAEKVRFKLTWSDGAGEPGKHVLKTETLEVEGKRFRKEGLGKDVTDKFLSGLPGVQKEGCDGLITSATWILHRMPKFMRTVCLEFFGQAQEAIPSIVEIKAYLDGLSKNGGPILAGLEHLDDRYLRAVGYSTKSKRNAMPKMVLIGDIAGDDEEAVAAATSEVVRMANNRVGEGFVAVSAESRKKFWLDRARTAAIARHTNAFKINEDVVIPLPRMGEYTNGIERINIELSLKNKLQVLDGLKAFLKKSALPLGKNDEDYEIPSAEILGDRVQQALELIEKVRARWSDWLTQMDVYFPDLQNYSLRASWKTEVRAELRIIFGGLAFEPILNELESIHKNILRKRVFVALHMHAGDGNVHTNIPVNSDDYEMLQDAHRAVDRIMKLARSLDGVISGEHGIGITKLEYLTEAELKDFRAYKKRVDPEGRFNKGKLMPHADLSIAYTPSFGLMGHESIIMQQSDIGAIADSVKDCLRCGKCKPVCSTHVPRANLLYSPRDKILATSSLIEAFLYEEQTRRGVSIRHWEMFDDVAAHCTVCHKCLTPCPVNIDFGEVSMNMRNLLRKMGQQRFNPGTAASMLFLNATDPDTINLVRKTMIGWGYKLQRLGNDVFRKFARKQTAHPPATVTKPNIKEQVIFFVNKKMPGNLPKKTARALLDIEDANYVPIIRDPKTTSADTEAVFYFPGCGSERLFSQVGLATQAMLWNVGVQTVLPPGYLCCGYPQRGNGDFDKAEKMITDNRVLFHRVANTLNYLDIKTVVVSCGTCYDQLAGYQFEQIFPGCRIIDIHEYLLEKGVKLSNVTGVKYMYHDPCHSPMKLQDPLKTVNELIQSEDGKAIQKNDRCCGESGTLAVTRPDISTQVRFRKQIEMEKAANELRKDDFTGDVKVLTSCPSCLQGLTRFDADSETTADYIVVEMAQKLLGPDWMQDYVAKANQGGIERVLV, from the coding sequence ATGAACGCCCCATTAGCTTTGAACCAGTTGTTGGATGCCGAAGCGGGCTCACCCCGCCTCCGCGAAATTCCCTATAACTACACCTCCTTTTCCGATCGTGAAATCGTTATTCGCTTACTGGGCGAGGAGTCATGGCGCGTTCTGAATGATTTGCGTGGGATTCGCCGCACTGGTCGCTCAGCTCGCATGTTGTTCGAGGTGTTGGGTGATATCTGGGTAGTTCAACGTAACCCTTTCTTGCAAGATGATTTATTGGATAACGCCAATCGCCGTCAGTTATTAATTGACGCTTTATGGCATCGCCTTGGCGAAGTCAAAAAAAGATCTAGTGGTGAATCGGTGGAGCAAGTTCAGGTTTTACTGAATGCTGCACATCGCGCAGTTGAGAGTTTTGAGCAGGGCTTTAAAGAGGTGGCGGAGATTCGCAAGCGTGCTCGGAAAGAGCTTGGTCGTATCACTGCTACAGATAATATTTGTTTTGATGGTGTCTCACGTGCAGCGCATGTGACTGATGCGACTGATTGGCGCGTTGAGTTTCCATTGGTTGTTCTTAAACCTGATTACGAGTCTGAGATCCCTGGCCTTGTGAAAGCTTGTATTGCCTTGGGTTTAACCATTATTCCGCGTGGAGGTGGTACTGGTTATACCGGTGGCGCTATTCCTCTCTACGCTATGTCGGCAGTGATTAATACTGAAAAGCTTGAGCAAATTGATGGCGTCAAGGCAAAGCGTTTGCCAGGTGTAGATCATGAAGTTTCAACTATCTTTACTGGTGCCGGTGTAGTTACACGAAGAGTTGCAGATGCTGCAGAGCGCTCTGGTCTAGTGTTTGCGGTTGATCCTACCTCTGCCGATGCAAGTTGTATTGGTGGCAACATTGCCATGAATGCCGGTGGTAAGAAGGCGGTCTTATGGGGTACTGCATTAGATAACTTGGCCAGCTGGCGCATGGTGGATCCAGAAGGTAATTGGCTGGACATTGAGCGCCTTGATCACAATTTAGGAAAAATTCACGTAGCAGAAAAAGTACGCTTTAAGCTGACTTGGTCTGATGGTGCGGGTGAGCCAGGTAAACATGTTCTCAAAACAGAAACGCTAGAGGTAGAGGGTAAGCGCTTTCGTAAAGAGGGCTTAGGTAAGGATGTCACTGATAAGTTTTTATCAGGTCTGCCCGGTGTTCAAAAAGAAGGTTGCGATGGATTAATTACGAGTGCTACTTGGATTTTGCATCGCATGCCTAAATTCATGCGGACTGTTTGCTTGGAGTTTTTTGGTCAGGCGCAAGAAGCTATTCCAAGTATTGTAGAAATCAAAGCCTATCTCGATGGCTTGAGTAAGAATGGTGGTCCAATTTTGGCCGGTTTAGAGCACTTGGATGATCGGTATCTGAGAGCGGTCGGTTATTCCACTAAATCCAAGCGCAATGCAATGCCTAAGATGGTATTGATTGGTGATATTGCTGGTGACGATGAAGAGGCTGTAGCAGCTGCGACTAGCGAAGTTGTGCGTATGGCTAATAATCGTGTGGGTGAAGGTTTTGTGGCGGTTAGCGCTGAGTCGCGTAAAAAGTTTTGGTTAGATCGTGCGCGTACTGCAGCGATTGCTCGCCACACCAATGCTTTTAAGATTAATGAAGATGTCGTGATTCCATTGCCACGCATGGGGGAGTACACCAACGGTATTGAGCGTATCAACATTGAGCTCTCCCTCAAAAATAAGCTACAAGTTTTAGATGGCCTCAAAGCTTTCCTTAAAAAGAGTGCCCTGCCACTTGGCAAAAATGATGAAGACTATGAAATTCCCAGCGCTGAAATTTTGGGTGACCGCGTACAGCAAGCTCTTGAACTGATTGAGAAGGTACGGGCGCGTTGGTCAGATTGGCTGACGCAGATGGATGTTTATTTCCCAGACCTACAGAATTACAGTTTGCGGGCTTCATGGAAAACAGAAGTGCGCGCTGAACTCAGAATCATTTTTGGCGGCCTAGCATTTGAGCCTATCCTCAATGAACTGGAATCTATTCATAAAAATATTTTACGTAAGCGTGTATTTGTAGCGCTACACATGCACGCTGGTGATGGTAATGTGCATACCAACATACCGGTGAATTCGGATGACTATGAGATGTTGCAAGATGCTCATCGCGCTGTCGATCGGATTATGAAATTAGCTCGCTCATTAGACGGTGTGATTTCTGGTGAGCATGGTATTGGTATCACTAAGCTTGAGTATCTGACTGAGGCTGAGCTTAAGGATTTCCGCGCCTACAAAAAGCGTGTGGATCCTGAGGGTCGCTTTAACAAGGGCAAGTTAATGCCGCATGCGGATCTTAGCATTGCCTATACTCCAAGCTTTGGTTTGATGGGTCATGAATCCATCATCATGCAGCAAAGCGATATTGGCGCAATTGCTGATAGCGTCAAAGATTGTCTTCGTTGTGGTAAGTGCAAGCCAGTCTGCTCCACACATGTACCACGTGCTAATTTACTGTATAGCCCACGTGACAAAATTTTGGCAACCTCCTCTTTAATCGAAGCCTTCTTGTATGAAGAGCAAACGCGTCGTGGCGTATCGATTCGTCATTGGGAAATGTTTGATGACGTTGCAGCACATTGCACTGTATGCCATAAGTGTTTAACGCCTTGCCCTGTCAATATTGATTTTGGTGAGGTCTCGATGAACATGCGTAACTTGTTGCGCAAGATGGGGCAGCAACGCTTTAATCCGGGAACGGCGGCATCGATGCTGTTCTTAAATGCTACCGATCCAGATACTATTAATCTAGTTCGTAAGACTATGATTGGATGGGGTTATAAGCTCCAGCGTTTGGGTAATGATGTGTTCCGTAAGTTCGCGCGTAAACAAACTGCTCACCCACCCGCCACGGTTACGAAGCCGAATATTAAAGAGCAGGTCATTTTCTTTGTAAATAAGAAAATGCCTGGCAATCTGCCGAAGAAAACTGCTCGTGCACTCTTAGATATTGAAGATGCGAATTACGTTCCGATTATTCGAGATCCAAAAACAACGTCCGCGGATACTGAGGCAGTGTTCTATTTTCCGGGTTGTGGTTCTGAACGATTGTTCTCGCAGGTAGGTTTAGCGACGCAAGCAATGCTTTGGAATGTGGGCGTGCAAACAGTATTACCTCCGGGCTACCTCTGCTGCGGCTATCCACAGCGTGGCAATGGCGATTTTGATAAAGCGGAAAAGATGATTACGGACAACCGCGTTCTCTTTCATCGTGTAGCCAATACCCTAAATTACTTAGATATCAAGACTGTTGTGGTGTCATGTGGCACTTGTTATGACCAGTTAGCGGGTTATCAGTTTGAACAGATCTTCCCTGGTTGCCGCATTATTGATATTCATGAGTATTTACTGGAGAAGGGTGTCAAGCTGTCGAATGTGACCGGTGTGAAGTATATGTATCACGATCCATGTCACTCACCAATGAAATTGCAAGATCCCCTCAAGACTGTGAATGAGTTAATTCAGTCAGAGGATGGCAAAGCTATTCAGAAGAATGATCGATGCTGCGGTGAATCTGGAACTCTTGCGGTAACACGTCCAGATATTTCAACTCAGGTGCGTTTTCGTAAGCAGATTGAAATGGAGAAGGCTGCCAACGAATTACGCAAAGATGACTTTACTGGTGATGTCAAAGTCCTCACTAGCTGCCCATCTTGTTTACAAGGCCTCACTCGCTTTGATGCGGATAGTGAGACCACCGCCGATTACATCGTAGTTGAAATGGCGCAAAAATTATTAGGCCCTGATTGGATGCAAGATTACGTTGCTAAGGCAAATCAAGGTGGTATTGAGAGGGTATTGGTTTAA
- a CDS encoding SCP2 domain-containing protein — protein sequence MNTVSPTTHHIAASAACRGINHVLKAEPWAMAELARHAGKVILLGLPIGQLFFEIAAEGSLVALTHADTPSLELEVSSEALSALAGGPGNLREQAMKSVKITGDADLAQLLGRLAGQIRWEYEEDLARFIGDAPANFAVRQGKKFIAAGKSAATDLIENVIEYVSEERKVLLNKRDFLIRKNELNVLRDAVDRLEKRIQLLDRKG from the coding sequence ATGAACACCGTATCTCCCACTACCCACCATATTGCAGCGTCTGCCGCTTGCCGAGGCATAAACCATGTCCTCAAGGCAGAGCCATGGGCTATGGCGGAGTTGGCTCGCCATGCTGGCAAAGTCATTTTGCTGGGCTTGCCGATTGGGCAGCTCTTTTTTGAGATAGCGGCCGAGGGCTCCCTCGTTGCATTGACTCATGCGGATACCCCGTCATTAGAGTTAGAGGTTTCCTCTGAAGCATTGAGCGCTTTAGCTGGCGGACCTGGCAACTTGCGGGAGCAAGCCATGAAGTCAGTGAAGATTACTGGCGATGCTGACTTGGCACAGCTATTGGGCCGCTTAGCAGGCCAAATTCGGTGGGAGTATGAGGAAGACCTAGCGCGTTTCATTGGCGATGCGCCTGCAAACTTTGCTGTACGTCAAGGTAAAAAATTCATTGCTGCTGGGAAATCTGCAGCGACCGATCTAATAGAAAATGTAATTGAATATGTCAGTGAAGAAAGAAAAGTCCTCTTGAATAAACGAGATTTTTTAATTCGTAAGAATGAATTAAATGTGTTGCGTGATGCGGTTGATCGTTTAGAAAAGCGCATCCAACTTTTAGACCGAAAAGGTTAA
- a CDS encoding DUF502 domain-containing protein: protein MKKYFIAGILVWAPMSITIWVIAWGLGLLDGVFGSVMHAIIAVFPNQFAGDLQHFRELPGVGILIVISVIMITGLLAISFAGQWWMKVWNRLMNRIPIVRSIYSSVQQVSSTLFSGSGQAFSKALLIRYPHADSWAIAFQTGMPAKEVAAKLGEDYVNVFLPTTPNPTSGFFMIVPRAHTIALEMSVEEALKHIVSMGSVPPTSSTGLTASQSNPHL, encoded by the coding sequence ATGAAAAAATACTTTATCGCAGGCATTCTGGTGTGGGCACCGATGTCAATCACCATTTGGGTGATTGCATGGGGATTGGGTCTGCTCGATGGTGTTTTTGGTTCTGTAATGCATGCCATTATTGCCGTGTTCCCCAATCAGTTTGCCGGTGATTTACAACATTTCCGTGAATTACCAGGTGTGGGCATCCTGATTGTGATTTCAGTCATCATGATCACTGGGTTGCTTGCAATTAGTTTTGCGGGGCAGTGGTGGATGAAGGTATGGAATCGCTTGATGAATCGCATTCCGATTGTGCGATCGATTTATTCCAGTGTTCAGCAAGTATCTTCCACTTTGTTTTCTGGCAGTGGCCAGGCGTTTAGCAAGGCATTATTAATTCGCTATCCCCATGCAGATTCTTGGGCGATTGCGTTTCAGACTGGTATGCCAGCAAAAGAAGTTGCTGCTAAGTTGGGCGAGGATTACGTGAATGTTTTCCTACCGACGACTCCAAATCCAACCTCTGGATTTTTTATGATCGTCCCACGTGCTCACACCATTGCATTAGAGATGAGTGTCGAAGAGGCGCTCAAACATATTGTTTCAATGGGCTCAGTTCCCCCCACCAGTTCAACTGGTTTGACTGCTAGCCAGTCAAACCCCCATCTTTGA
- a CDS encoding Tim44 domain-containing protein: MNKHFFKAVLLSVSLIFATVGHANAARLGSGKSIGKAPSAPMQKQATPAQKPTQQAQPAAPAAAPQAPAPSRFGGMGGILGGLAAGLGIGFLLSHFGLGEGASSLITGLLIAALAGFAIMFIMRKMMPALSGANKSPQMTSQGMQRSNLDQAPRQEPAFTPAASAFSGVAAEPAPFQSTLPPGFDEYAFLDNAKQFFSGLQKAWDQGDLAALREYTTPEMFATIEQDLAGRADSANQTDVVTLNAQLLGIETADNTYYCSVQFTGMIREQVGAQANSFSEIWNLSKPVSGPGGWVLAGISQLV, encoded by the coding sequence ATGAATAAGCATTTTTTCAAAGCAGTTTTGTTAAGTGTCAGCTTAATATTTGCTACTGTTGGTCATGCCAATGCTGCCCGTTTAGGCAGCGGTAAAAGTATTGGTAAGGCACCAAGTGCGCCAATGCAAAAACAAGCCACTCCCGCACAAAAGCCAACTCAACAAGCACAACCGGCTGCACCAGCTGCGGCTCCTCAAGCGCCAGCACCAAGTCGCTTTGGTGGTATGGGTGGCATCTTGGGTGGCTTAGCCGCAGGTCTTGGTATTGGCTTCCTCTTATCCCATTTTGGCTTAGGTGAGGGTGCATCTTCTTTGATTACTGGATTACTGATTGCAGCTCTAGCAGGCTTTGCCATCATGTTCATTATGAGAAAAATGATGCCCGCTTTATCCGGCGCCAATAAAAGTCCTCAAATGACTTCACAAGGTATGCAGCGTAGCAATCTAGACCAGGCGCCAAGACAAGAGCCGGCTTTCACACCGGCTGCTAGTGCATTTAGTGGCGTTGCTGCTGAGCCTGCGCCTTTCCAATCAACGCTTCCGCCAGGGTTTGATGAATACGCATTTTTGGATAATGCTAAACAGTTTTTCTCGGGCTTACAAAAGGCGTGGGATCAGGGCGATTTGGCTGCATTACGTGAGTACACCACCCCAGAGATGTTTGCCACAATTGAGCAAGATCTAGCTGGACGTGCTGACAGCGCTAATCAAACCGATGTAGTGACACTCAATGCGCAGTTACTCGGAATTGAAACAGCTGACAATACGTACTACTGTAGCGTGCAGTTCACTGGCATGATTCGTGAGCAAGTGGGTGCACAGGCAAATAGCTTCTCTGAAATTTGGAACCTCAGCAAGCCAGTAAGCGGTCCTGGAGGCTGGGTACTAGCGGGTATCTCTCAGTTAGTTTAA
- the ubiB gene encoding ubiquinone biosynthesis regulatory protein kinase UbiB yields the protein MRRLARLYFIFFTAWRYGLLPLLRDILKPGISRGLLSILCWISPGQSLPRGERIRLTLEALGPIFVKFGQVLSTRRDLLSEDIANELAKLQDQVPPFSNAESRLLIEKALGLPIEEIFISFDATPVASASVAQVHFGTLRATERHPEWDGREVAIKVLRPGILPVIESDIALMYDLAKIIEKLSSDGRRLKPTENVAEFDRHLHDELDLMREAANASQLRRYFVDSDKLMIPEMYWDLCHTNVIVMEKMNGISIGRFDELRAAGVDFKKLAAEGVEIFFTQVFEHGFFHADMHPGNIMISLEPGSFGRFISLDFGIVGALSETDKNYLALNFLAFFNRDYRRVAELHVESGWVPADTRVEELEGAVRSVCEPYFDRPLKDISLGIVLVRLFQTSRRFKVEVQPQLSLLSKTLLNVEGLARELDPDLDLWQTAKPILEKWISRQLGWRGLLEGLKSEAPSWAKILPTLPRLIAESLAQGRGPQRDQNAELEVLKGLLLQERRTHRLLVGALLFAGGFLAGILIIGLGLY from the coding sequence GTGCGTCGTTTAGCCCGTCTCTATTTCATTTTCTTTACCGCATGGCGTTATGGCTTATTGCCACTACTGCGCGATATTCTGAAGCCTGGGATTTCCCGTGGTCTATTAAGTATTCTTTGCTGGATATCACCAGGACAATCTCTACCAAGGGGTGAGCGCATCCGCCTAACCTTAGAAGCACTCGGTCCGATCTTCGTTAAATTTGGACAAGTGCTTTCTACTAGACGTGATTTATTGTCAGAAGATATTGCCAACGAATTGGCAAAGTTGCAAGATCAAGTACCACCATTTTCCAATGCAGAATCACGACTCTTAATTGAGAAGGCGCTTGGTTTACCGATTGAAGAAATCTTTATTAGTTTTGATGCAACACCGGTAGCTAGTGCGTCTGTTGCTCAAGTACATTTTGGAACTTTACGTGCCACTGAGAGGCATCCAGAGTGGGATGGTCGAGAGGTTGCGATCAAGGTCCTACGTCCAGGCATCCTCCCCGTCATTGAGAGCGATATTGCTTTAATGTACGACCTGGCAAAAATTATTGAAAAATTATCTTCTGACGGTCGTCGTTTAAAGCCAACTGAAAACGTTGCTGAGTTTGATAGGCATCTGCATGATGAGCTCGATCTCATGCGTGAGGCTGCTAATGCCAGTCAGTTGAGAAGGTATTTTGTTGATTCCGACAAGCTCATGATTCCAGAAATGTACTGGGATTTATGTCACACCAATGTGATTGTCATGGAAAAAATGAACGGTATATCTATCGGTCGTTTTGATGAATTGCGGGCCGCTGGAGTAGATTTCAAAAAATTAGCAGCAGAAGGTGTAGAGATATTTTTTACTCAAGTATTCGAACATGGTTTTTTCCATGCAGATATGCACCCTGGAAATATCATGATTAGCCTAGAGCCAGGTAGCTTTGGGCGATTCATTTCTCTGGATTTTGGAATTGTTGGTGCATTAAGTGAAACCGATAAAAACTACTTGGCACTCAACTTTTTAGCCTTCTTTAATCGAGATTATCGGCGTGTAGCAGAATTACACGTGGAATCCGGTTGGGTACCTGCAGATACCCGTGTGGAAGAATTAGAAGGTGCGGTACGCTCCGTTTGCGAACCTTACTTTGATCGACCTCTAAAAGATATTTCTTTAGGCATTGTTCTAGTGCGCTTGTTCCAAACATCTCGTCGTTTTAAGGTCGAAGTACAGCCGCAACTGTCCCTGCTATCAAAGACATTGTTAAATGTGGAAGGTCTGGCACGTGAATTAGACCCCGATCTCGATCTTTGGCAGACTGCAAAGCCGATTCTGGAAAAATGGATCAGCAGGCAGTTGGGTTGGCGTGGATTGCTTGAGGGGCTGAAAAGTGAAGCCCCTTCTTGGGCAAAAATACTGCCAACCTTGCCCCGCCTGATTGCGGAGAGTTTGGCACAAGGGCGCGGCCCGCAAAGAGACCAAAATGCTGAATTAGAGGTCTTAAAAGGCCTTTTACTGCAGGAAAGACGGACCCATCGCCTTTTAGTGGGGGCATTGCTGTTTGCGGGCGGCTTTTTGGCTGGGATTCTGATAATCGGCCTTGGTCTTTACTAG
- the aspS gene encoding aspartate--tRNA ligase: protein MSMRSHTCGQVTESLIGQEITLSGWVNRRRDHGGVIFIDLRDHQGFVQVVCDPDRPEMFALAEQVRNEFCVQIKGLVRARPAGTENNDLVSGKIEVLCHKLVILNASITPPFQLEDENLSETTRLTHRVLDLRRPQMQKNLRLRYNVAMECRRYLDAAGFIDIETPMLTKSTPEGARDYLVPSRVHDGQFFALPQSPQLFKQLLMVAGFDRYYQITKCFRDEDLRADRQPEFTQIDCETAFLDELEIRELFENMIRHIFKITMNVELPNPFPTMPYSEGMARFGSDKPDLRVNFEFTELTDLMKDVDFKVFSGAANQEGGRVVGLCVPGGAEISRSEIDDYTQFVAIYGAKGLAWIKVNSVAEGRNGLQSPIVKNLHDAAIDGILKRTGAKDGDIIFFGADKEKVVNDAIGGLRLKIGHSAWGKEHGLSTEGWKPLWVVDFPMFEYDEDNARWVACHHPFTSPKDEHMQYLESSPGKCLAKAYDMVLNGSEIGGGSVRIHQEAVQSQVFRALKIGAEEAQAKFGFLLDALQYGAPPHGGIAFGLDRIVTMMTGAESIRDVIAFPKTQRAQCLLTQAPSPVDERQLKELHIRLRQATPVA, encoded by the coding sequence ATGTCGATGCGAAGCCATACCTGCGGTCAGGTAACTGAATCACTCATTGGTCAAGAGATTACCCTTTCTGGTTGGGTTAATCGTCGCCGCGACCATGGTGGCGTGATCTTTATTGACCTGCGTGATCATCAAGGTTTTGTGCAAGTTGTTTGCGATCCAGATCGCCCTGAGATGTTTGCATTGGCTGAGCAGGTTCGCAATGAATTTTGTGTTCAGATTAAAGGTTTAGTGCGTGCGCGTCCTGCCGGAACTGAGAATAATGATTTAGTTAGCGGCAAAATTGAAGTGCTTTGTCACAAGCTAGTTATTTTGAATGCGTCCATTACTCCTCCATTCCAATTGGAAGACGAGAACTTATCTGAGACTACTCGCTTAACTCACCGTGTTTTGGATTTGCGTCGTCCACAAATGCAAAAGAATTTACGTTTACGTTATAACGTCGCTATGGAATGCCGTCGTTATCTCGATGCTGCAGGTTTTATCGATATCGAAACACCGATGTTAACGAAGAGCACTCCTGAAGGTGCACGTGACTATTTGGTACCTTCAAGGGTGCATGATGGTCAGTTCTTTGCTTTGCCACAGTCTCCCCAGTTATTTAAGCAGTTGTTGATGGTGGCTGGTTTTGATCGTTACTACCAAATTACTAAGTGCTTCCGTGACGAAGATTTGCGTGCTGATCGTCAGCCTGAATTTACTCAGATCGATTGTGAAACCGCTTTCTTGGATGAGCTAGAAATCCGTGAGTTATTTGAAAACATGATTCGCCATATTTTCAAAATCACCATGAACGTAGAGTTGCCTAATCCATTCCCAACCATGCCTTACTCAGAAGGTATGGCGCGCTTTGGTTCAGATAAGCCAGATCTACGTGTGAATTTTGAATTTACTGAATTGACTGACTTAATGAAGGATGTCGATTTCAAAGTATTTTCTGGTGCAGCAAATCAAGAGGGCGGACGCGTAGTTGGTTTGTGCGTACCTGGCGGTGCTGAGATTAGTCGTAGTGAGATTGACGACTACACGCAATTTGTAGCGATCTATGGCGCCAAAGGTTTGGCATGGATCAAAGTAAACTCCGTTGCAGAAGGTCGTAATGGCTTGCAATCTCCAATTGTTAAGAACTTGCATGATGCTGCTATCGATGGCATCTTGAAGCGCACTGGCGCCAAAGATGGCGATATTATTTTCTTCGGTGCTGATAAAGAAAAAGTAGTGAATGATGCTATCGGTGGTTTGCGTCTGAAGATTGGTCACTCTGCTTGGGGTAAAGAGCATGGCCTATCTACCGAAGGTTGGAAACCATTGTGGGTGGTTGATTTCCCCATGTTTGAATATGATGAAGACAATGCCCGTTGGGTTGCATGTCACCATCCATTTACTAGCCCTAAGGATGAGCATATGCAGTATCTCGAGTCCAGCCCAGGAAAGTGCTTAGCTAAAGCCTACGACATGGTTCTGAACGGTAGCGAGATTGGTGGTGGATCTGTCCGTATTCATCAAGAGGCAGTGCAAAGCCAGGTATTCCGTGCCTTGAAGATTGGTGCTGAAGAGGCTCAAGCGAAGTTTGGATTCTTATTAGATGCCTTGCAGTATGGTGCGCCTCCACACGGCGGTATCGCATTTGGTTTGGACCGTATTGTGACGATGATGACAGGTGCTGAATCTATTCGTGATGTGATCGCCTTCCCGAAAACACAGCGTGCACAGTGCTTACTTACTCAGGCTCCTAGCCCAGTAGATGAGCGTCAGCTAAAAGAGCTTCATATTCGTTTGCGCCAAGCTACCCCTGTCGCTTAA
- the ubiE gene encoding bifunctional demethylmenaquinone methyltransferase/2-methoxy-6-polyprenyl-1,4-benzoquinol methylase UbiE: MSKTHFGYQSVDEAEKAGKVAEVFHSVASKYDVMNDLMSFGLHRLWKKVTIARAQVRPGQKVLDIAGGTGDLAAAFARAAGWGHNPEAQVWLSDINASMLGVGRDRLLDQGMALPCVQFDAEKIPFPANHFDVVTVAFGLRNMTHKDVALAEMLRVIKPGGRVLVLEFSKPDAFLGPIYDTYSFKVLPWLGEKIAQDSESYRYLAESIRMHPDAEALKDIMLGVGFDEVDTHRMTGGIVALHIGIKY, encoded by the coding sequence ATGAGCAAGACCCATTTTGGATACCAAAGCGTTGATGAAGCTGAAAAAGCGGGTAAAGTCGCCGAGGTATTTCATTCTGTAGCGAGTAAATATGATGTGATGAATGATTTAATGTCATTCGGACTACATCGCTTATGGAAAAAAGTCACGATTGCTCGTGCTCAAGTGCGCCCCGGTCAAAAAGTATTGGATATTGCTGGTGGTACGGGTGACCTAGCTGCTGCCTTTGCGCGTGCAGCAGGCTGGGGTCATAACCCTGAAGCGCAAGTGTGGTTAAGTGACATCAATGCATCCATGCTGGGAGTTGGCCGGGATCGTCTTCTCGATCAGGGAATGGCTTTACCCTGCGTTCAGTTCGATGCGGAAAAAATTCCTTTCCCGGCGAATCACTTTGATGTGGTGACAGTAGCGTTTGGCTTGCGAAACATGACTCATAAAGATGTTGCTTTGGCAGAAATGCTCAGAGTAATTAAGCCTGGTGGTCGAGTATTGGTGCTGGAGTTCTCGAAACCGGACGCTTTTTTAGGGCCGATTTACGACACCTATTCATTTAAGGTGTTGCCTTGGCTGGGAGAAAAGATTGCTCAAGATTCTGAGAGCTATCGCTACTTGGCCGAATCTATTCGGATGCACCCAGATGCTGAGGCCCTTAAAGACATCATGCTGGGAGTGGGTTTTGACGAGGTAGATACCCATAGAATGACTGGGGGTATCGTTGCACTGCATATTGGTATTAAATACTAG
- a CDS encoding gamma-butyrobetaine hydroxylase-like domain-containing protein, whose translation MIPTNVVVHQQSKVLELTYENGNTFRLPFEFLRVVSPSAEVQGHGPGQETLQTGKREVLIANIEPVGHYALKPSFSDGHDSGLYSWDYLQFLCENQDALWKEHLDKLAAAGLDRDAPMSVAGGKSCGSH comes from the coding sequence ATGATTCCAACTAATGTTGTAGTACATCAGCAGTCAAAAGTACTTGAGCTCACTTATGAGAATGGCAATACCTTTCGCCTACCTTTTGAATTTTTAAGGGTGGTGTCTCCTTCGGCTGAAGTCCAAGGCCATGGTCCTGGGCAGGAGACTCTGCAAACTGGTAAGCGTGAAGTGCTGATAGCGAATATTGAGCCAGTAGGCCACTACGCTCTGAAGCCTTCGTTTTCGGATGGACATGATTCTGGTTTGTATTCTTGGGATTACCTACAATTTTTATGCGAGAACCAAGATGCATTATGGAAAGAGCACTTGGATAAACTCGCCGCTGCTGGTCTAGATCGTGATGCGCCGATGAGTGTTGCCGGTGGTAAATCCTGTGGCAGTCATTAA